The following are from one region of the Littorina saxatilis isolate snail1 linkage group LG2, US_GU_Lsax_2.0, whole genome shotgun sequence genome:
- the LOC138958249 gene encoding toll-like receptor 2, with amino-acid sequence MDILFVALLSAVLVFKSVETKCDDQPVICWHTDSPFPLTPPVESCYGEGLCKCTNETADCSSSFGNLTFVPNLNRSYQYLNLSNNNLTNISHRHFFTNVSKDVRVIDLYNNGLTFIAEGVFEGLEKLESLLLGGSNLLGYKDIPSLLAVPSLRNLSMSCLKLGNVPEDTFRRVTHSHLRYLDLSWNCIGSLNMSVFKPLRKLKTISLWRNEIYELATAYMPSWETLDLPTNRLYDFPRTCAESNTSLFPNLKALSLDQNMIQGIDDPVCLPKVKVLSVSYNHFLYFRTNTLRTDRFPNLQILQIMQMENKIYGVSPFFINNSAVAKITFVLNNIDFSKDYAHPDMFGGCTGVTFLNLRGNTFQYVTDDKFHRLLKPMESSLNILSLSGTQLTHISSNMFSRLKHITELYLYENSLTSIPDGVLDNIGPMWKLILDDNMIETISETTFGVELRSRLKDVNLGGNPYHCSCEILWFQQWMRSNPTIFRDFHTRGYRCANVRNVTVPDFVLNPQACILGSDAASLTIAISCVLLFFLILFIVYFRFRWHARLCLYEVCRSRRRRTRTRRFKYDVFVSYAEEDVNWVLDELLPVLEGEWGLRLCIHQRDFLPGKQIVDNIADCVSDSERVVLVFSPHFARSQWCQFELKYCQSFVMERDDVMVLVALQETQSRDMTGAMLAVLRTTTYIEWDEQGEAKTSFWGRLRLALDEMDEPETA; translated from the exons ATGGACATTCTCTTCGTCGCCCTTCTTTCAGCTGTCCTGGTTTTCAAAAGTGTTGAGACAAAGTGTGACGACCAGCCTGTGATATGCTGGCATACAGACTCGCCTTTTCCTTTAACCCCTCCTGTTGAATCATGCTATGGTGAAGGTTTGTGCAAGTGCACCAACGAAACAGCCGATTGCTCGTCTAGTTTTGGGAATCTGACGTTTGTGCCGAATCTGAATCGAAGCTATCAGTACCTGAATCTCTCAAACAACAACTTGACCAATATCTCACACCGCCATTTCTTCACCAATGTGTCCAAGGACGTTCGTGTCATTGACCTGTACAACAACGGTCTGACTTTCATAGCTGAAGGTGTTTTTGAAGGGCTGGAGAAACTGGAATCTTTGCTTCTCGGAGGTTCAAACCTGCTCGGGTACAAAGACATCCCATCTCTGTTGGCTGTCCCTAGCCTTCGGAACTTGAGTATGAGCTGTTTAAAACTCGGTAACGTGCCGGAGGATACGTTCCGTCGTGTGACCCATTCTCACCTGCGGTATCTCGATCTCAGCTGGAACTGTATCGGCTCTCTGAACATGTCAGTGTTCAAACCCCTCAGAAAACTGAAGACAATTTCTTTGTGGCGCAACGAAATTTACGAACTGGCAACAGCTTACATGCCTTCGTGGGAGACGTTAGACTTGCCTACAAACCGCCTGTATGATTTTCCAAGAACCTGTGCTGAATCCAACACGTCGCTTTTCCCCAATCTGAAAGCCTTGTCTCTCGACCAGAACATGATTCAAGGCATCGACGATCCCGTCTGCCTTCCCAAAGTCAAGGTGCTGTCCGTGAGCTACAACCATTTTCTGTATTTCAGAACCAATACTTTGCGGACAGATCGTTTCCCGAATCTTCAGATACTGCAAATCATGCAAATGGAGAACAAAATCTACGGGGTTTCACCATTCTTTATCAACAACTCTGCTGTTGCCAAGATCACGTTTGTGTTAAACAACATTGATTTTTCCAAGGATTACGCGCATCCAGATATGTTCGGTGGTTGCACGGGAGTAACGTTTCTCAACCTACGTGGCAACACCTTCCAATACGTTACTGATGATAAGTTCCACCGTCTGCTAAAACCAATGGAAAGTTCGCTCAACATCCTGTCCTTATCGGGTACGCAGCTGACCCACATATCATCAAACATGTTCAGCCGACTCAAACATATAACAGAACTGTACCTTTACGAAAACTCGTTGACTTCAATCCCTGACGGTGTCTTGGATAACATCGGGCCTATGTGGAAACTCATACTGGACGACAACATGATCGAGACTATCTCGGAAACTACGTTCGGCGTCGAGCTTCGTTCGAG GCTAAAAGACGTGAACCTGGGTGGGAATCCGTACCACTGTTCCTGCGAGATCCTGTGGTTCCAGCAGTGGATGAGATCCAACCCTACCATCTTCCGCGACTTCCACACCAGAGGGTACCGATGTGCCAACGTGCGTAACGTCACCGTTCCAGACTTCGTTTTGAACCCTcag GCCTGCATCTTGGGTTCCGACGCCGCATCTTTAACCATCGCCATCTCCTGTGTTCTGCTCTTCTTCCTGATTCTCTTCATCGTCTACTTCCGCTTCCGGTGGCACGCGCGGCTCTGCCTGTACGAAGTTTGCCGAAGTCGCCGACGAAGGACACGCACCCGACGCTTCAAATACGACGTCTTCGTGTCCTACGCCGAGGAAGACGTGAACTGGGTTCTGGATGAACTCCTACCCGTGCTGGAAGGAGAGTGGGGCCTCAGGCTCTGCATCCATCAACGGGACTTCCTTCCGGGCAAGCAAATCGTGGACAACATTGCCGACTGCGTCAGCGACAGCGAGCGAGTTGTGCTGGTCTTCTCGCCGCACTTTGCCCGCAGTCAGTGGTGTCAGTTCGAGCTCAAGTACTGCCAGAGCTTCGTCATGGAACGCGATGACGTTATGGTGCTGGTGGCGCTGCAGGAGACGCAGTCACGTGACATGACGGGCGCCATGTTGGCAGTGCTGAGGACTACCACGTACATTGAATGGGACGAGCAGGGGGAGGCTAAAACGTCGTTCTGGGGGCGTTTGCGTCTTGCGCTGGACGAGATGGATGAGCCTGAGACTGCGTGA